A window from Leptothermofonsia sichuanensis E412 encodes these proteins:
- a CDS encoding PIN/TRAM domain-containing protein codes for MLDAIIIISFILAGAGIGFHGIEELPSSALQQVTNEEGLRWVTAGFGALIGLALGLVVQTSYRRLERQFRTMPADILLSRAVGMVLGLLVANLILAPIFLLPIPSEFSFIKPLAAVVGSVMFAFSGVTLADVHGRTLLRLINPHTVETLLLAEGTLKPASTKVLDTSCIIDGRIEELLNTGFLEGQILVPQFILAELQQVADASNDQKRVRGRRGLDILNRMKETYPDRILIHPADYDDVTTVDAKLIRLAQEINATLLTNDYNLNKVASLQKVTVLNINELAQAVRPTYIPGDSLDLKILKEGKEPAQGIGYLDDGTMVVVEDGRNYVGGELQVIVTSALQTSAGRMIFARPKASALA; via the coding sequence ATGCTTGATGCAATCATTATCATCTCATTCATCCTAGCAGGGGCGGGGATCGGTTTTCATGGTATCGAAGAACTCCCAAGCAGTGCTTTACAGCAGGTCACTAACGAAGAGGGGCTACGCTGGGTGACGGCTGGCTTTGGGGCACTGATTGGGCTTGCCCTCGGTCTGGTGGTTCAAACCAGTTACCGTCGGTTAGAGCGGCAGTTTCGCACGATGCCAGCGGACATTTTGCTGAGTCGTGCTGTTGGCATGGTTCTTGGCTTGTTGGTCGCAAACCTGATCCTGGCTCCCATTTTCCTGCTCCCGATCCCGAGCGAATTCTCGTTCATCAAGCCCCTGGCAGCCGTTGTCGGCAGTGTCATGTTTGCTTTTTCGGGGGTTACCCTGGCAGATGTGCACGGGCGCACCCTGCTACGGCTGATCAATCCCCATACGGTGGAAACCCTGCTCCTGGCAGAAGGAACCCTCAAACCAGCCTCTACAAAAGTCCTGGATACCAGTTGCATTATTGACGGTCGCATCGAAGAACTGCTGAATACGGGCTTTCTGGAAGGTCAGATCCTGGTCCCACAGTTTATCCTGGCGGAATTGCAGCAGGTTGCGGATGCATCCAATGACCAGAAACGGGTCCGAGGTCGGCGCGGGCTGGATATTCTCAATCGCATGAAAGAAACCTACCCGGATCGGATTCTGATTCACCCGGCGGATTACGATGATGTGACAACCGTCGATGCCAAACTGATTCGGCTGGCTCAGGAGATCAACGCCACCTTGCTGACCAATGATTACAACCTGAATAAGGTTGCCAGCTTACAGAAAGTAACCGTTTTGAATATCAATGAACTGGCTCAAGCCGTTCGTCCAACTTACATTCCTGGCGATAGCCTTGACTTAAAAATTCTCAAGGAGGGGAAAGAACCGGCTCAAGGGATTGGTTATCTGGATGATGGCACGATGGTCGTTGTGGAAGATGGCCGTAATTACGTCGGAGGTGAGCTACAGGTTATTGTGACCAGTGCTTTGCAAACCTCAGCCGGAAGAATGATTTTTGCCCGCCCAAAAGCCTCGGCACTTGCCTGA